A window of Heptranchias perlo isolate sHepPer1 chromosome 27, sHepPer1.hap1, whole genome shotgun sequence contains these coding sequences:
- the amigo1 gene encoding amphoterin-induced protein 1, with protein sequence MWLSYLLESYLTTGYQRGRSYLSILLLLTLCNNGPGSVSALNCPSACICASNIVSCSKRELVNIPNSLPKYTAVLDLSYNSLSRLRAQWTKVHLFRLHTLLLSHNGLHFTSEEAFTEVPHLRYLDLSSNKLEILQELHFHGLKELEVLLLYNNQIAEIDGSAFEGLEKLQKLYLSQNLIPRIPQALVKEKTRLPELELLDVSSNKIKSLPVQELNSLPAYLKNGLYLHNNPLVCECSLYLMITQWHARQFNSAVDFRNEFKCVLPLNHKVSIKLFKLQDDYMNCSTIADSEVEAFLEGTLTIHCDTRLRNMTKVWVTPSNETIQAGHNNQSLTMYPDGSLRISELRLEDSGTYTCYASSSQLNETIHVQLKVHNSTASVAHESLNTAYTTLVGCVASVVLVLIYLYLTPCRCWCRNEAEKQRSQQEESIHSSMLSAASSHDISVDKAAMDRRVAFIEPAKEAQGQNGKLKPNAVEEFEDKRLLTVPRKKSDCGSVGSTSSDSPIVV encoded by the coding sequence ATGTGGTTAAGCTACCTCTTGGAGTCCTACCTTACTACAGGATATCAGCGTGGGCGTTCCTACCTGTCTATTTTACTGCTCCTGACTCTGTGCAACAACGGCCCAGGGAGTGTGTCTGCTCTGAACTGCCCCTCTGCTTGCATCTGTGCCAGTAATATAGTTAGCTGTtctaaaagggaattggttaacatccctaactctctccccaaatacacagcTGTCCTGGACCTCAGCTACAACAGCCTGAGTCGCTTGAGAGCCCAGTGGACCAAAGTCCACTTGTTCAGACTCCATACTCTGCTCCTTAGCCACAATGGCTTGCACTTTACATCTGAGGAAGCCTTCACGGAGGTGCCGCACCTGAGGTACCTCGACTTGTCCTCCAACAAGCTCGAAATTCTGCAAGAGCTGCACTTCCATGGGCTGAAAGAGTTGGAGGTTCTGCTGCTCTACAACAACCAGATCGCTGAGATTGACGGGAGCGCGTTCGAAGGGCTGGAAAAGCTCCAGAAGTTGTATCTGAGTCAGAATCTGATCCCTCGCATTCCGCAGGCGTTGGTGAAGGAAAAGACCAGGTTGCCCGAACTGGAGCTTTTGGATGTGTCCAGTAACAAGATAAAGTCTCTGCCTGTTCAGGAGCTCAACAGTCTGCCCGCGTATCTCAAAAACGGCCTGTACCTACACAACAACCCACTGGTCTGCGAGTGCAGCTTGTACCTCATGATCACCCAGTGGCATGCTCGACAGTTTAATTCTGCAGTGGACTTCAGGAACGAGTTTAAGTGCGTCCTTCCCTTAAATCACAAGGTGTCCATCAAGCTCTTTAAGCTGCAGGATGACTACATGAATTGCAGCACCATCGCTGATTCGGAGGTGGAGGCCTTTCTGGAAGGGACCTTGACCATTCACTGCGACACCAGGTTGAGGAACATGACAAAGGTGTGGGTGACCCCAAGCAACGAGACCATACAGGCAGGCCACAACAACCAGAGTCTCACGATGTATCCCGATGGCAGCCTGCGGATCAGCGAGCTACGGCTCGAAGATTCAGGGACTTACACCTGCTACGCCAGCAGCAGCCAGCTCAATGAGACAATACACGTGCAACTCAAGGTACACAACTCCACGGCCAGCGTGGCGCATGAATCGCTGAACACGGCCTATACCACGCTGGTTGGGTGCGTTGCCAGTGTGGTCTTGGTTCTCATTTACTTGTACCTCACGCCTTGCCGCTGTTGGTGCAGGAACGAAGCCGAGAAGCAGAGGAGCCAACAGGAGGAGAGCATTCACTCGTCCATGCTGAGCGCCGCCTCGTCCCACGACATCTCTGTGGATAAAGCCGCCATGGATCGGCGCGTGGCGTTCATCGAGCCGGCCAAGGAGGCGCAAGGGCAGAACGGGAAGCTCAAACCCAACGCCGTGGAGGAATTTGAGGACAAACGACTCCTAACGGTGCCCAGGAAGAAATCTGACTGCGGCTCCGTCGGCTCTACGTCCTCAGACTCCCCCATTGTCGTTTAA